DNA sequence from the Gemmatimonadota bacterium genome:
GACGATGAGGAGGGGTTGGCTCGAGGGAACGGCGGCCGCCTGCCTGGCGGCGAGCGCGATGTTCAGCGCCCTGGCGGCGGATGCGCCGGTGCGCACCGCCGGCGGCGCGCCCGGCGACACCGCCCAGGCGCGGGTGGCCGAGGCGGCGTTGTCGCACTTTCGTGCGGACCTGCTCGAAATCGTTGCGCGTGGGGGCTGGAGCTCGGACAAGTGGGGCGTGCTGGTCGTCAGCCTGGACCGCGGCGACACGCTCTTCGCGCTGAACGAGAACCAGCCCTTCGTCCCCGCCTCCAACCTCAAGCTGTTCACCAGCGCGGCGGCCCTGCGCGGCCTGGGACCGGATTTCCGCTTCGGCACGTACCTGCTGGCCGACGGACCCATCGAGGACGGCAAGCTCGAGGGAGACCTCGTCCTCTACGGCACGGGCGATCCCTCCTTCTCCGAGCTCTTCCATCGCCGTCCCAACGCCGTGTGGCGCGCGTTCGCCGACTCTCTGGCCCGCCTCGGCGTCACCGAGGTCACGGGCCGGCTGGTTGCCGACGCGAGCTACTTCGGCCGCACCGGCGTGTCTCTGGGCTGGCAGGACAGCTACAGCACGGACGCATACGCCGCGCTGCCCGGCGCGCTCGCCTTCAACGACAACGCGGTCTCGCTGCGGATCCTGCCCGGGGAGGCCCCCGGCTGGCGGCCGCGCATCGACTTCTTCCCCGGCGGCGGGCGCGGCATCTCGGTCGTGAACACCGCGCGCACCGTGGCCGGCGGACGCACCCGGCTCGCGGTCCGCAAGATGGCCTACGACGGGCCCATCGTGGTGTCGGGTCAGATCAACGCGCGCAGCCGCGACGTGTGGCGCCAGGTGGCGGTGTCCAGCCCCGCGCGCTACGCCGGCGCGACGCTGCGCGACGCGCTGGAGAGCCAGGGCATCCGCGTACTCGGCGGCCTGGAGGTCGTCCGGCGGCCGGAGGACTCCCGGTTGAGCGGCCGCGCGGTGCACGCGCCCGCCTTCAGCGGCGATCGCACCCGGCTCCTGGCGACGCACAGCTCGCCGCCGCTTATCGACATCCTGCACGTGGTCAACCGGCGCAGCAACAACCTCTACGCCGAGCAGGTTCTGCGTACGCTGGGACGCGTGGAGACGGGAGCCGCCACGCTCGAGGCGGGCACCAGGGCGGCGCTCGGGCAGCTGGAAGCAATAGGCGTGAATCTGGACGGGCTGCTCATGCGCGACGGGTCCGGCCTGTCCGCCGACAACCGCGCGGAGCCGGCGACCATCGTGTCGCTGCTGGCGCGCATGGCCGACACTCCCGATGGCGCGGCGTTCGCCGGCACGCTGCCCGAGGCGGGCAATGCGCGCGGGCTGCGGCGCATGGCGCGCACCGCGGCCGAGGGCCGGCTGCGAGCCAAGACCGGCACCATCGAGCGGGTGTCGGCGCTGTCGGGTTACGTGCGCGCCGCGAACGGCGAGCGGCTCGGCTTCAGCATCGTGGCCAATGGCGTCCCGTCCACCTGGCGCGCCAAGCGAGTCGAGGACGCGCTGGGGGCGCGGCTGGCGCGCTTCGAGAGACCCCGCAGGGCCGGGCTCGCGGTGGCGGCCAGCGCCCCGATGCTGCCCCCGCCGACGTCCGCGACGGCTGGCGCCGGCGCGCCGGTCGGGCGCGCCGCGCCGGGCGGAGGAGAGGCCTCCTACACCATCCGGCGGGGCGACACGCTGGAGGCGATCGCCCGGCGGCACGGCGTCACGGTGGCGGATCTGCGGCGGGCGAACCCGGGCGTGCGCGACCGGCGCCTCATGCCCGGCCAGGTGCTGACGCTGCCGTGAAGAACCGGGCGCCACGCCCCTCGTCAGTCCGGCAGCACGCGGCGCGCGGATACCAGGCGGCCGCGCAGGTCCCGATCCAGCCGTCCCGCTCCGTCCAGGTCGTTCGTGGCGACCTCGCCGTTGGCGATCGCGCAGTGGATGAGCGCGCCCCCGCCCATGGACATCGCCACGTGCTCGATGCGCTCGCCGCCGTGGTGGAAGAACACCAGGTCTCCCGCCCG
Encoded proteins:
- the dacB gene encoding D-alanyl-D-alanine carboxypeptidase/D-alanyl-D-alanine-endopeptidase codes for the protein MRRGWLEGTAAACLAASAMFSALAADAPVRTAGGAPGDTAQARVAEAALSHFRADLLEIVARGGWSSDKWGVLVVSLDRGDTLFALNENQPFVPASNLKLFTSAAALRGLGPDFRFGTYLLADGPIEDGKLEGDLVLYGTGDPSFSELFHRRPNAVWRAFADSLARLGVTEVTGRLVADASYFGRTGVSLGWQDSYSTDAYAALPGALAFNDNAVSLRILPGEAPGWRPRIDFFPGGGRGISVVNTARTVAGGRTRLAVRKMAYDGPIVVSGQINARSRDVWRQVAVSSPARYAGATLRDALESQGIRVLGGLEVVRRPEDSRLSGRAVHAPAFSGDRTRLLATHSSPPLIDILHVVNRRSNNLYAEQVLRTLGRVETGAATLEAGTRAALGQLEAIGVNLDGLLMRDGSGLSADNRAEPATIVSLLARMADTPDGAAFAGTLPEAGNARGLRRMARTAAEGRLRAKTGTIERVSALSGYVRAANGERLGFSIVANGVPSTWRAKRVEDALGARLARFERPRRAGLAVAASAPMLPPPTSATAGAGAPVGRAAPGGGEASYTIRRGDTLEAIARRHGVTVADLRRANPGVRDRRLMPGQVLTLP